Proteins encoded by one window of Puntigrus tetrazona isolate hp1 chromosome 17, ASM1883169v1, whole genome shotgun sequence:
- the grem2a gene encoding gremlin-2, translating into MFWKLAIPAILAWTLFASTETKKPRPQGSIPSPYKLKGNDLSSPPHTLASLPQHTSARRQKGKHDMLSSSREALVVTERKYLKSDWCKTQPLRQTVSLEGCLSRTVINRFCYGQCNSFYIPRHLTSQTSHRSRKTASTPDHNTSFQSCAFCRPSRITTVTVRLHCPGLQPPYRQRKVQRIKQCKCVSVNVNAAY; encoded by the coding sequence ATGTTCTGGAAGCTGGCAATACCTGCCATTTTGGCATGGACCCTTTTTGCATCGACAGAGACCAAGAAGCCCCGGCCCCAGGGTTCCATCCCCTCCCCTTACAAGCTAAAAGGCAATGATTTGTCATCACCACCTCACACACTAGCGTCACTGCCCCAGCACACATCAGCACGACGACAGAAAGGCAAACACGACATGTTGTCGTCGAGTCGCGAGGCCCTGGTGGTCACCGAGAGGAAATACCTTAAGAGCGACTGGTGCAAAACACAGCCGTTGCGTCAAACGGTGAGCCTGGAGGGGTGCCTGAGCCGAACCGTCATCAACAGGTTCTGCTACGGCCAGTGTAACTCCTTCTACATCCCCCGCCACCTGACATCTCAAACCTCCCATCGAAGTAGAAAAACAGCTTCCACGCCAGATCACAACACTTCATTCCAGTCCTGTGCTTTCTGTCGGCCCAGCCGAATAACCACGGTCACCGTACGGCTTCACTGTCCTGGGCTCCAGCCGCCGTACCGGCAACGGAAAGTTCAACGGATCAAGCAGTGCAAATGTGTGTCTGTTAACGTCAATGCCGCTTACTGA